The sequence below is a genomic window from Anas platyrhynchos isolate ZD024472 breed Pekin duck chromosome 20, IASCAAS_PekinDuck_T2T, whole genome shotgun sequence.
GGTCCGTGTCCAACAGCTACCCTGCCAGGGAGAGGGATGGGCACCCCTGCCCGCAGGCTCCCCTCTGCTTCCAGGAGTGCTTTGCTGCCAGGTTTTTTTACTCTCCGAGccgtgtgagtgtgtgtgtctgctgaagtctaaatttaaaaacaaaacaaaaaaatatttaaacattttataacaaaataagaatttatttttatatttaagctAAATTGCCTTTGAATTCCTTCAAGCTTGGTTCAGTGAGGTTGCTAGACCCTGCAGCGCTGTTGGTAGTTTACCTGTGCTGTTACGTTACAGCCTGGTGAGGAGGTGTGGGCCCACCCCACCTCTGCCCCAGGGgactggctgtgctggggaaagGCAGCTGTGTCCCGGGGGCTGGCTGGAGCAGCCCAGCCGTGTACTCTGTGACTGTGTGCTCCTCCCAGGCTGTAAcaagtcattatttttaaaatgtgatgtaTGTGGATGTGacgtaactttttttttttaattcccccaAGGATGAGGAGCAGGAGCTCTCGCATGTTCCTCTTGTCTGCCAGGAACAAGGTGCCTCTCCCAGCAGGCAGAAGGAGAGTAGGTGACCAGGGTCTATGTGGCACAGCAGGGTTGCCCCCCTTTAGTGCAGAAGGGTGGAGGTGATGCAGGCTGGCACCTTCTCCCTTAAAGGGTCACAGCTGCCGGAGCTGGTGGGGGGGTTGCTAgcatctgcaaaaaaaaaaagcagctggggGGATGTAGTAGTCTGTTGCGAGGCTGATTGGAGCATGGCAGATAGGTGCTATGAAGAAGCCAAGTTGAGCAAACATGCCCTTGGAGGTTGAGAAAGTAGCTAATCATGGGCTACATGCATGTGCAAGCTCATTCTGGTGATACATCCCTCTCCCCAGGTGCTTGCTGTGCCTGGAGAGCAGTCATGGGGCTCCAAGGGTGAGGGAGCATACAGCTAGGGTGTGCAGGCTGCTGTTGCTTAGCCTCGCAAGGGCAGGACCTGATCTGTCTCTCAGCCTTCCTCAAATCATTCCAGCTCCACCCAGGGCCAGTGGGCAGAGGGTGGCAGGTGCTGAACAAGGGGGTGAGGGCACCCTGTGGAGCATTGGCTGTTGGCTCTACTGTTTCTGGGCTGCCctaaacaaaaccagaactgTGCCAAGTCCCCAGGCAGGTAAAGTCCAAGCTGTGTCCCCTCTGTGCTGTACAGGCCCCTTCAGACCCCTGCTGGGAGATAACCCTGTGCCTGGGCTGCAgtagggggacagagggaagCTGGGGTTTTACTCAAGACTTGGATCATTCCTGGTGTGGCTGATGAGGATTTTAGTGTGaatgtgcaattttttttttctctcgcTTCTTATGtcactgatttaaaataaaaagactgttCCTGTCTTGCTTGCCTTTGAGTCTTGGGCTCAAGCAGGGTTCTGTGTTGCTAGTGCAGTATATGGTACTGCTTTCTAGTTCCTTCCAGTTTGCATTTGTGTTGCTCTCCCCATTCAAACACACGGTGGTGAGTTGGGGGATGGCAGACTATTATTTCACCAACATGTTTGTTCTCCCACCTTTGCCTGGCTGTTAGCGTGCCTGTTATTCAGCTGTAAGACCACAAGCAGTGGCTGTTCCTGGGCAAGACAGCGTACTGCAGAAATTGTGGTCTTCTCCAGCAAAGGATTATCTTAATTTGCTTCATTACCAACAGTCAAAAGCCTTTTCCAAAACTACAGATTAGGCTGGGTTAAAGctttttagggaaaaataaGGTGGTATGTCACTAATCCAGCAGGGGCAATCCAGGCCCCCAGGATATAGAAACACTGGTGTTGTTTGACTTCACTTCCTAAGGCTACCCCAGTCCAGGTCTGTCGTTGAGGGCAAGCTTTGTGCTGTGCGCTGGCTTCAAAGGCCCCTATATGTACCTGGAGGAGCAGTTTCCTCCTGTGTAATGGCATGTGCAATACTCAGACCATTTGCTCCTGGGGAGGAGCAGCGAATTACAGAAGTTAACCACACCATCAGCTGGTGGAaagctttatttctgttgtCTAGGCAGTACAAGGGCTGCAGTGCAAAAGAGCACGGGAGGAACAGCATCCACCAGCTACAGCCAGCCACTGCATGCTCCTAAGAAATTATTTCATGTCTTTACCCGCTGCTTTTTCCGTCTCCTCTTCTtgggaggagctgctcctggttCCATTTCCTCTCCTTGTTTCAGACTTTCCTCAGCTGATGCAGGCAAGGAGCTGTGACAGGAACAAAGATAGACCTGTGGTTCCTGCCTTCTCCAGCACTCAGGGCAGCCAGCCCTtccaccttccttccctccttcctcctcacaccAGGAAGGCATCACTTacctggggacagcagcctggTCCCTGCAGCGCTCCAGGACAGCCACAAAGAAGCCCTGAGTGAGTGTGTCTGCAGGGGAGGCACGGAGGCAACATTCTGCCCCAGGGAAGGTAGCAAGTCCTCGGCAGGGCCAGGATGGGAACACGTTCACTAGCCTACAGCATGGCACAAGGGACAGCGCTGACCCCAAAGCAGCAGAACAGCTGCTGAGGCAGCAACCTCCCAGCTTCCTGTGTTCTGTCCTTCCCCATCGCTTCCCAAAACAAGCACACCTGAAGGCTGAGCCCTGTTCCTGGAGCACTGCCTGAACCACATCCTCATTCTCTTCCCGGTGCACTGAGCAGGTGGAGTAGGCCAGGCGCTGGACCGCCGGGAAGCTCAGTGCATGGCTCAAGACTCTGCGCTGGAAGCCAGCCAGTGCCTGCAGCCGCTCTGCACTTGGGGCAGCTTCCTCCACCAGCAGCCGGTTCACCATCCCTGCAGAGAGCGCTGTAGTCACCCACCAAAAGCCCAGCTTAAGCCTGCTATCTTTGGCAGATGGGATGGCTCAAGCCCCCACATTACCTGAGCCACTGCATGATGGGTCCAGGAGGATGTAGGTCACTTTGCTGTACTTAGGGTCATGGGGATCAACTGTCAGGAAGTCCTGCTGGGCCAGCTTGAAGCTGGTGACACCGGCTCGTGTCAGCATGGTGTTCATGGTGGCCAGGCGTTTAGCATCCAGATCAAAGGCAAAAATCTGTCTGAAAGCAGAACCCAGCACCCAAGAGAAGCATGAACACCCTGCCCAGTCCCAGGGCCATGCTCACCAcagctgccaccagcagccctaAACACCTATCTGCAGGGCAGCCAGAGCTGAGAAGCTGCTCTCCCACATAGGTATACAGGGCAGAGTGCCAAGTCAGCAGCTGGGGCATGACCCTCTATGATTCCACGTCCCCTCAGGCATTCCCAATGACCCAACATCATCAGATGCCCAGCCTGCCTTGGGAGAAGGGAGTGTCAGCCTGAGTCAGCAGGTAAGGTTACAGGCTGTAGCTCTTCCCACCTCAGCCCTGCCACATTCTCACAACTGTGGCCACTCTCAGTCCCTCTGGGCCCTGCCACACACCAGCCTGCACTCACCCCTTGTTCTTCAGTATGGCAGCCAGGTGGCTGGTCTTGTTCCCAGGGGCAGCACAGGCATCAATCACATGGGAGCTAGCAACAGGGCTgagcaggaaggcagggaggcagctggcctgcaggagaaaaagcCACCCTGAAAGGTGCAGGCTGCATGCACCTTGTACACGAGCTACCCTTGGCCCCTCCTGAGGTCATGTCAGATGCTGTGGGTTCAGAGGTGACCACTGGAACATGGGGCCAAGTCTGCACAGCACCTACCTCTGCTGCTAGAAACCTCTTCCTGCAGCATGGGAACAGCACTGCACAACCCAGAGTGCCATGTTCCTCCCAGCTGCTTgtcaagcaaacaagcaaagctGGGGGGGAACCCCACAGACTCAGGCTGTGCTCAGAGTTTCTGTTTCGTTCAAgtgctgcagcaaagcagccCCAAGTCCAGACCTTAGGGGGAAAAGACAGCCTCCACTCCTGCCTGTGGTTTTCCCACCTCTGCACTGCAGCTtcctgctccccagctctcTGACCTTATCCTGCAGAATGATGTGTCCTGATGTATAGAGACGGTTGTCGTGGAAGTCAGTCTGCGGAGGGAAAACCAGCAGCTCTGGGAGATGAAGATCCAGTAAGAATTTCTTCCCAGAGAGGGTCCTCAGCTCTTCCATGCTGTCCACAAGGAAAGAGATTGAGCACAATCCTGCTCCACCATGCCCAAAATCAGAACCCTCCAGAGCCCAGGCACAGAAACCCCTTCGTCCCACACCTCCTCTCTCTCCACTTCAGCTCCAGGCAGCACCCAGAGAGGCAGAAGGTAGGAATGGGGAACGTGGCAGCAGAGACCCTGAACCAGCCACTGTGAGCAGCAGCATCGCCCCTTCATCGCCCACCAGCCTTCATCCTGCAGGAGCTCGCTGCCCGCCCACCAGCACCACTCCGACAcacaggctggggcaggggatcGCTCACCTGCCTGCCTTGCCCAGGAAGGAGTAGCCCTGGCGCTTGAAGAAGTCCACCACATCGTCCACACGCGTCTTCAGGGTGTTGACCCGGACGTAGCGGGGGACACACGGGGCTGGGGAGCACAGGGAGGGGGGAGTCAgacccggccccgccgccgcggggagagcccggcccccgccccgctcACCTCCGGGGCCGGCTCCCGGGCCGGGCGCCAGCAGCTCCTCGTTGCGGCTCACCCCGCGCCGCACCTTCAGCCGGGCCAGCTCGGCCTCCAGCCGCGCCCGGTGCCGCCGGACCAGCGCCTTCCAGCGGCCCCCGCACTTGAGGCCCTTCCCGAACAGCAGGTCGTACACCAGCACCTGCGGGCAGCCGTCAGCGCCGCGAGGCCCCGCggccggcccccccccccctccccacggcCCCCCTCACCTTGGCCAGCGGCAGCGGCAGCCTCCTCTCGGCCCGCAGCAGCGCGGCGCCGTCCAGCAGCGCCTCCAGCACCGGGGAGTAGCGCAGGGTCTCGGCCACCAGCGCGTACAGCTGCCGGGTGTGCTGCGGGGCGGCAGCGGCACCGCGCGGTCacgggcgctgcagccccccgggcccccccggacccccccgccccgccccgccccgccccgccgcgcaccGGGAAGCGGCTGCCGTACACCAGCCCGCTCAGGCCGCCCTCGCCGCGCTCCAGCCCGCTCAGGACGGCGGCGGCCGCTCCGTACAGCGCCATGGCCGCCCCCACGCGCTGcctgcgccgccgccgccgccgtcacTTCCGCCGCACGCCTCGGCtcgccccgcccccgcccctcACGGCCCCGCCCCGAGCGCTCGCATCGCCCCGCGGCccccgccccgcggcccccgCCCCTCCCGCAAGCCCCACCCAGCGCCGGGCCCCGCCTCGgtcgccccgccccgccccgccctcaccctcaggccccgccccccaggCCCGGTCTCGGCGGGCGGCTCGCAGCGGGCGCGGCGCGGCTCGGGCAGTGCCGTTTATTGAGCGGGGCCGCGGCCGCGCTCCCCgaggggccgggaggggccCTCCCGCGGGGGGGGGTCCGAGGCTCGCCCCGGCGGCCGCGCTACGGCTCGGCGGGCGCCTCGGGGAGCGGCTGGCGGCACGGCCCCTGGGGGCGCCGGGtggcgccgggggggggcaggatgaTAGGGGGCGAGTAGGGCCCCCGCTCGGGCCAGCACAGGTCCACAATGGGGTAGAGCTGGCCCTGGAACTCCGCCTGGAAGGTGTAGATGGGGCTGAGCTCGTCGGGGCTGTCGGCGTTGTAGAAGGTCAGCTCGCCCCTCTCGTAGTGCAGGTAGATGCCGATGCGCTGCGGCCGGGCGGTCAGGGGAAGGGTGGCCCGCGGGGTGCTGAAGGCCTCGTAGACTTTGCCTTCCTTCAGGCCAATGAGCCACACGCCGTTCTCAGGAGACTTGCTGAGCTTCCCTTTGCGGCTGACTGTGCCCTTGATGATGCCCACGCGCCAGTGGTTGCGGGTGCCCACGATCACCTCCCAGTAGTGTTGGCCACAGGAGAAGCCCTTGCAGGTGAGGATGCAGCTGCTGGAGTCAAAACGCTTGGGGTTGCTATCCCGGCGCTGGTAGAGTCCACATTGCACCACTGTGTCACCCTTGAAGAGTTCCAAGAGGGGATGTGCTGTCACCGGGTCCAGTTTCAGCATCTCTGGAGCTGAAAAGAAAGCAGTCAGCCTCCAGCCACAATAGCAGGTAGGGCTGTGGCTCCAGGTGACGCTGACTCTGCCCTGAGAGCTGGCACAGCCAgaggggctggtgctgctgaaCTCTAAGCAGACAAAGTGTTACACA
It includes:
- the NSUN5 gene encoding 28S rRNA (cytosine-C(5))-methyltransferase isoform X2 gives rise to the protein MALYGAAAAVLSGLERGEGGLSGLVYGSRFPHTRQLYALVAETLRYSPVLEALLDGAALLRAERRLPLPLAKVLVYDLLFGKGLKCGGRWKALVRRHRARLEAELARLKVRRGVSRNEELLAPGPGAGPGAPCVPRYVRVNTLKTRVDDVVDFFKRQGYSFLGKAGSMEELRTLSGKKFLLDLHLPELLVFPPQTDFHDNRLYTSGHIILQDKASCLPAFLLSPVASSHVIDACAAPGNKTSHLAAILKNKGQIFAFDLDAKRLATMNTMLTRAGVTSFKLAQQDFLTVDPHDPKYSKVTYILLDPSCSGSGMVNRLLVEEAAPSAERLQALAGFQRRVLSHALSFPAVQRLAYSTCSVHREENEDVVQAVLQEQGSAFRLVNVFPSWPCRGLATFPGAECCLRASPADTLTQGFFVAVLERCRDQAAVPSSLPASAEESLKQGEEMEPGAAPPKKRRRKKQRVKT
- the NSUN5 gene encoding 28S rRNA (cytosine-C(5))-methyltransferase isoform X1 codes for the protein MALYGAAAAVLSGLERGEGGLSGLVYGSRFPHTRQLYALVAETLRYSPVLEALLDGAALLRAERRLPLPLAKVLVYDLLFGKGLKCGGRWKALVRRHRARLEAELARLKVRRGVSRNEELLAPGPGAGPGAPCVPRYVRVNTLKTRVDDVVDFFKRQGYSFLGKAGSMEELRTLSGKKFLLDLHLPELLVFPPQTDFHDNRLYTSGHIILQDKASCLPAFLLSPVASSHVIDACAAPGNKTSHLAAILKNKGQIFAFDLDAKRLATMNTMLTRAGVTSFKLAQQDFLTVDPHDPKYSKVTYILLDPSCSGSALSAGMVNRLLVEEAAPSAERLQALAGFQRRVLSHALSFPAVQRLAYSTCSVHREENEDVVQAVLQEQGSAFRLVNVFPSWPCRGLATFPGAECCLRASPADTLTQGFFVAVLERCRDQAAVPSSLPASAEESLKQGEEMEPGAAPPKKRRRKKQRVKT